The Salegentibacter mishustinae genome includes a window with the following:
- a CDS encoding sugar O-acetyltransferase: protein MTEKEKMLSGQLYLASDKEIAKDRYNARLIFQKANRLGEEKADERIKLFYSLFGKAGKDLWIEPPFYCDYGYNIKMGDQVFMNFNCCILDVVEVNIGNNVFLAPNVHIYTATHPLDAKTRDSLLEYGKPVTIGNSVWIGGGATICPGVNIGDGSVIAAGAVVVKDVPPNVLVGGNPAKIIKTLDNNQ from the coding sequence ATGACCGAAAAAGAAAAAATGCTTTCAGGCCAATTATACCTGGCATCAGATAAAGAAATTGCAAAAGATAGGTATAATGCAAGACTCATATTTCAAAAAGCAAATAGGTTAGGGGAAGAAAAAGCAGATGAAAGAATAAAGCTCTTCTACTCCTTATTTGGAAAAGCAGGTAAAGATCTATGGATAGAGCCTCCATTTTATTGTGATTATGGATATAACATAAAAATGGGCGACCAGGTTTTTATGAATTTTAATTGCTGCATTTTAGATGTTGTAGAAGTAAACATTGGAAACAATGTATTTTTAGCGCCCAACGTACACATTTATACCGCAACGCATCCCTTAGATGCCAAAACTCGAGATTCGCTTTTAGAATATGGCAAACCGGTTACTATTGGCAATAGCGTGTGGATAGGCGGCGGTGCAACCATTTGTCCGGGAGTTAATATTGGCGATGGAAGTGTAATTGCCGCCGGAGCGGTGGTAGTAAAAGATGTTCCACCAAACGTACTTGTGGGTGGAAATCCGGCCAAAATCATTAAAACATTAGATAATAATCAATAG
- a CDS encoding single-stranded DNA-binding protein, with translation MSTIRNKVQLIGNVGREPEIVNLESGKKLAKFSVATNESYKNGNGERITDTQWHNIVAWGKTAELVEKYVNKGKEVGVEGKLTNRSWDDKDGNKRYITEVVCNELLLMGK, from the coding sequence ATGAGCACTATTAGAAACAAAGTACAGTTGATCGGGAATGTTGGGAGAGAGCCTGAAATCGTAAACCTGGAATCTGGAAAGAAACTGGCCAAATTCTCGGTAGCTACCAATGAGAGTTACAAAAACGGAAATGGCGAACGCATAACCGATACGCAATGGCATAACATTGTAGCCTGGGGGAAAACCGCAGAGCTGGTTGAAAAATATGTAAATAAAGGCAAGGAAGTTGGAGTAGAGGGAAAACTCACCAACCGAAGCTGGGATGATAAAGACGGGAACAAGCGCTATATAACCGAAGTAGTTTGTAATGAATTGCTTTTAATGGGAAAATAA
- a CDS encoding glycoside hydrolase family 9 protein, with translation MRLATIFLVPFLCFLLNISAFAQLNQESSGSDKIRINQVGFYPTGQKIAIVVTSEATNFSILTVDEKNKVFSGKLSDAKEWPHSKETVKQADFSSVEISGEYVLQVPGIGTSHPFYIDKNVHFEPAKASIKAFYFQRASTSLPEEYAGKWAREAGHPHDLVKVHNSAASANRPVGSTISRPGGWYDAGDYGKYIVNSGITMGTLFSLYEDFPEYLDTLNLNIPESDNNIPDFLDETLYNLRWMMTMQDKDGGVYHKLTSANFHGAVAPKDATFQRWVVQKSTAATLDFAAVTAQATRIFEDYKDELPGLADSLLVMSEKAYRWAKENPNVIYHQEKLKDPEINTGAYGDRNFKDEFQWAATELFITTGKKDYYQEAGLETPLAQDFGIPAWPNVNTLALYSLARHRKRYKDSELVNINAIIEQLTQMADNLGASSKSSAYAIPMGINESDFVWGSNSTAAN, from the coding sequence ATGAGGCTTGCAACAATATTCCTGGTTCCTTTTTTATGTTTTCTTCTGAATATTTCAGCATTTGCCCAATTAAATCAAGAAAGTTCAGGTTCAGATAAAATCAGGATCAACCAGGTTGGATTCTATCCTACAGGCCAAAAAATAGCGATTGTTGTAACTTCAGAAGCTACCAATTTTTCAATTCTTACAGTAGATGAAAAGAATAAAGTATTTTCAGGAAAACTTAGCGATGCGAAAGAATGGCCGCATAGCAAAGAAACGGTAAAACAAGCGGATTTTTCTTCCGTAGAAATCTCAGGAGAGTATGTATTACAAGTTCCGGGAATTGGTACCAGCCATCCTTTTTATATAGACAAAAATGTACATTTTGAGCCAGCAAAGGCAAGTATAAAAGCTTTCTATTTTCAGCGAGCTTCCACAAGTTTACCCGAAGAATATGCTGGAAAATGGGCAAGAGAAGCCGGCCATCCACACGATTTGGTAAAAGTTCATAATTCTGCCGCTTCAGCGAATAGACCGGTTGGATCTACTATTTCACGCCCCGGAGGATGGTATGACGCAGGAGATTATGGAAAATATATTGTAAACAGCGGAATTACTATGGGGACTTTATTTTCGCTTTATGAAGATTTCCCGGAATATCTGGACACACTTAATTTAAATATTCCAGAAAGCGACAACAATATTCCAGATTTTCTTGATGAAACATTGTACAACCTAAGATGGATGATGACAATGCAGGATAAAGACGGAGGTGTTTATCACAAGCTTACCAGCGCGAATTTTCATGGTGCAGTTGCGCCAAAAGATGCTACATTTCAGCGATGGGTAGTACAAAAAAGTACAGCAGCTACTTTAGATTTTGCTGCAGTAACTGCACAGGCAACAAGAATTTTCGAAGATTATAAAGATGAATTACCAGGATTAGCAGATTCGCTTTTGGTTATGAGCGAAAAAGCTTATCGCTGGGCGAAAGAAAACCCCAATGTAATTTACCACCAGGAAAAATTAAAAGATCCTGAAATAAACACCGGAGCCTATGGAGATCGCAATTTTAAAGATGAATTTCAATGGGCTGCCACAGAACTTTTCATAACCACAGGGAAGAAAGATTATTACCAGGAAGCTGGCCTGGAAACCCCTTTAGCACAAGACTTTGGAATTCCCGCCTGGCCAAATGTAAATACGCTTGCCCTCTACTCTCTTGCCAGGCACAGGAAAAGGTATAAGGATAGTGAGCTTGTAAATATTAATGCTATAATTGAGCAACTTACTCAAATGGCCGATAATCTGGGAGCTTCATCAAAAAGTTCTGCTTATGCGATTCCAATGGGAATAAATGAATCAGATTTTGTTTGGGGAAGTAACTCCACCGCAGCAAACTAG
- a CDS encoding histone deacetylase family protein produces MLKIAYHPIYKHPLPEGHRFPMEKYELLPRQLLHEGTCSEENFFEPEFPTDKYILKAHDADYFERLRDLKLSTREIRKSGFPLSEALVKREMIIADGTMKAVHYSLEHGIAFNIAGGTHHAYSNRAEAFCLLNDQAITARYLQHKNLAEKILIVDLDVHQGNGTAEIFQHDASVFTFSMHGKGNYPFKKEKSDLDIEVPDGSGDIEYLKLLKQTLPDLIEKQKPDFIFYLSGVDILETDKLGRLSCTVNGCKERDRFVLQTCYDLNIPVQCSMGGGYSKEIKVIIEAHANTYRLAKEIYF; encoded by the coding sequence ATGCTCAAAATCGCCTACCATCCCATCTATAAACATCCTTTACCCGAAGGTCACCGTTTCCCGATGGAAAAATATGAATTGCTGCCCAGGCAATTACTTCATGAAGGAACCTGTAGCGAAGAAAATTTTTTTGAGCCGGAATTTCCAACCGACAAATATATTCTAAAAGCTCACGATGCTGATTATTTTGAACGCTTACGTGATTTAAAACTAAGCACCAGGGAAATTAGAAAAAGTGGTTTTCCACTTTCTGAAGCTTTAGTGAAACGCGAAATGATCATCGCCGATGGTACGATGAAAGCCGTGCATTATTCCCTGGAACATGGAATTGCTTTTAATATTGCTGGAGGTACTCATCACGCTTATTCTAACCGGGCCGAAGCATTTTGCTTACTTAACGACCAGGCAATTACTGCAAGATATCTTCAGCATAAAAATTTAGCTGAAAAAATTCTTATTGTAGACCTGGATGTTCACCAGGGAAATGGAACAGCAGAGATCTTTCAGCATGATGCATCGGTATTTACTTTTTCTATGCACGGAAAAGGTAATTATCCGTTCAAAAAAGAAAAGTCAGATCTCGATATTGAAGTCCCCGACGGCAGTGGTGATATTGAATATCTAAAACTACTAAAACAGACATTACCTGATTTAATAGAAAAACAAAAACCAGATTTTATCTTTTACTTAAGCGGTGTTGATATTTTAGAGACTGATAAACTTGGCCGACTCTCCTGCACGGTAAATGGCTGTAAAGAAAGAGATAGGTTTGTGTTGCAAACCTGTTACGATTTAAACATTCCGGTTCAATGCAGTATGGGTGGTGGCTATTCCAAAGAAATTAAGGTGATTATTGAAGCCCATGCTAATACTTACCGATTGGCTAAGGAAATTTACTTTTAG
- the metG gene encoding methionine--tRNA ligase → MSNTPQRYTITAALPYTNGPIHIGHLAGVYVPADIYARYLRMQGNDVAFVCGSDEHGVPITIKAKKEGVTPQDIVDKYDGIIRKSFEDFGVSFDNYSRTSAKVHHDTASAFFKKMYEDGKFIEETTQQLYDEKAGQFLADRFVTGNCPKCGNEEAYGDQCESCGTSLNATDLINPKSAITGEVPTLKETRHWFLPLDQYQEWLDEWIVKGHAHDWKSNVHGQVKSWLNDGLRARAVTRDLDWGIPVPVEGGDGKVLYVWFDAPIGYISSTKEWAEREGKDWEPYWKDEKTKLVHFIGKDNIVFHCIIFPVMLKAHGEYILPENVPANEFLNLEGKKLSTSKNWAVWLHEYLEDFPNQQDVLRYVLTANAPEAKDNDFTWKDFQARNNNELVAIFGNFINRVVVLTNKYYSGIVPKPNDYSEVDEQTVTELKAYPAVIASSIEKYRFREAQGELMNLARLGNKYLADEEPWKLIKTDEERVKTVMYVALQIASALATLSEPFLPFSSTKLQKMLNFTDAESQLSGKEYSQWDKIATRDSLLPAGHQIGKAELLFSKIEDAQMQQQLDKLEATKTANAAENNKVEPQKETATFEDFTKMDLRVGTIIEAHKLPKTKKLMVIKVDTGLDQRTVVSGIAEHYKAEEIIGKKVTVLANLAPRKLRGVESQGMILMTENSAGKLVFVNPDEDGVEPGTTIN, encoded by the coding sequence ATGAGCAATACTCCACAGCGATACACGATTACCGCAGCATTACCATACACCAACGGCCCCATACATATTGGGCATCTTGCAGGTGTTTATGTTCCAGCCGATATTTATGCCCGCTATTTACGAATGCAGGGCAATGACGTGGCTTTTGTTTGCGGAAGTGATGAGCACGGAGTACCTATTACCATAAAAGCAAAGAAAGAAGGTGTTACCCCGCAGGATATCGTAGATAAATATGATGGAATTATCAGAAAATCTTTCGAAGATTTTGGGGTTTCTTTCGATAATTATTCCAGGACTTCAGCCAAAGTACATCACGATACTGCTTCAGCGTTTTTCAAAAAGATGTATGAAGATGGGAAATTCATTGAAGAGACAACGCAACAACTTTACGACGAAAAAGCAGGGCAATTCCTGGCCGATAGGTTTGTAACGGGAAACTGCCCAAAATGTGGAAACGAGGAAGCCTATGGTGACCAGTGTGAAAGCTGCGGAACTTCTTTAAACGCCACAGATCTTATAAATCCAAAATCGGCTATTACCGGGGAAGTTCCAACTTTAAAAGAAACTCGCCACTGGTTTTTACCTTTAGATCAATACCAGGAATGGCTGGACGAATGGATCGTAAAAGGCCACGCCCACGACTGGAAAAGCAATGTTCACGGGCAAGTGAAATCCTGGTTAAATGATGGTTTGCGCGCAAGAGCCGTAACCCGCGATCTGGATTGGGGAATTCCTGTGCCTGTTGAAGGTGGCGACGGTAAAGTACTTTACGTTTGGTTTGATGCGCCTATTGGCTACATATCTTCTACCAAAGAATGGGCCGAGCGCGAAGGCAAAGACTGGGAACCTTATTGGAAAGACGAGAAAACTAAATTGGTGCACTTTATAGGAAAAGACAATATTGTATTTCACTGTATTATTTTCCCGGTAATGCTAAAAGCACACGGCGAATATATTTTACCTGAAAATGTTCCTGCAAACGAATTTCTTAACCTGGAAGGAAAAAAATTATCTACCTCCAAAAACTGGGCGGTTTGGTTGCACGAGTACCTGGAAGATTTTCCAAACCAGCAGGATGTTTTACGCTATGTTTTAACTGCAAACGCTCCTGAAGCCAAGGACAACGATTTTACCTGGAAAGATTTCCAGGCCAGGAATAATAATGAGTTGGTAGCTATTTTCGGCAACTTTATAAATCGGGTCGTTGTCCTTACCAATAAATATTACTCCGGAATTGTTCCAAAACCAAATGATTATTCTGAAGTTGATGAGCAAACTGTAACAGAGCTAAAAGCTTATCCGGCGGTTATTGCGAGTTCTATTGAAAAATACCGTTTCCGGGAAGCTCAAGGCGAATTAATGAATTTAGCCAGACTAGGAAACAAATATTTAGCCGATGAAGAACCCTGGAAACTTATTAAAACCGATGAAGAACGTGTAAAAACAGTGATGTATGTTGCTTTACAAATCGCATCAGCATTAGCTACTTTAAGCGAACCATTTTTACCATTTTCTTCAACAAAACTTCAAAAAATGCTGAATTTCACCGATGCTGAAAGTCAGCTTTCCGGCAAGGAATATTCACAATGGGATAAGATCGCTACCAGAGATTCATTACTCCCCGCGGGGCACCAAATTGGAAAAGCAGAATTGCTTTTCAGCAAAATAGAAGATGCCCAAATGCAGCAACAATTAGACAAACTGGAAGCCACAAAAACTGCTAATGCAGCCGAAAACAATAAGGTAGAACCTCAAAAAGAAACTGCTACTTTTGAAGATTTCACCAAAATGGATTTGCGTGTGGGAACTATTATTGAAGCCCATAAATTGCCAAAAACCAAGAAATTAATGGTGATAAAAGTAGACACCGGGCTGGATCAAAGAACGGTAGTTTCAGGAATTGCAGAACATTATAAAGCAGAAGAAATTATTGGTAAAAAAGTTACGGTTTTAGCCAACTTAGCGCCAAGAAAACTGCGCGGCGTAGAAAGCCAGGGAATGATCTTAATGACCGAGAATTCAGCCGGAAAACTAGTATTCGTAAATCCGGATGAAGATGGTGTAGAACCGGGGACAACTATTAATTAA
- a CDS encoding YraN family protein produces the protein MAQHNALGELGERLAVEHLLKRGYEILAKNYVYNKAEIDILARKHKTLVVVEVKTRSTPDFGDPQSFVKPKQIRQLVKAADFFLNDHQLDLEVRFDIVAIIKNKAGIQVEHLEDAFLYF, from the coding sequence ATGGCTCAGCATAACGCTTTGGGGGAATTGGGTGAACGCCTGGCTGTGGAACACCTTTTAAAAAGGGGCTATGAAATTCTGGCTAAAAATTATGTGTATAATAAAGCGGAAATAGACATTTTAGCACGGAAGCATAAAACCTTAGTGGTAGTAGAAGTGAAAACAAGAAGCACACCCGATTTTGGGGACCCGCAAAGTTTTGTAAAGCCTAAACAAATTCGGCAGCTCGTAAAAGCTGCCGATTTTTTTTTAAACGATCACCAATTAGACCTGGAAGTAAGGTTTGATATCGTTGCGATAATTAAGAATAAAGCAGGCATTCAGGTAGAACACCTCGAAGATGCTTTTCTTTATTTCTAG
- a CDS encoding prolyl oligopeptidase family serine peptidase — translation MRNFTILLFLFSGITTFCQNEYDYPKAPKEATTNTYFEEVVEDPYQYMENSSDAKLQNWLEEQARFTRAQSKKQTNYWDLRAQIATMYRVRREKTEDHIKKDSKFEDKFETKEDWNPYTGSMDLLYKLKDQQNWKKLISGKDIISSKEERVLYGNTSINESENLIAVAISVNGSDWAQGHIYDLTTGSKFPYTIKNIRTSTNLEWDGRKLYYTAYKKPKEGRELLDTPTHKTLYRLSINNAAANPEPIYKNPDTSGTYNFWYDIHEKNLKLFHHIHSRGTWYNAISIADLNKENFQPRRFLVYPAEENVELSIKHIKGDSVFLKTTIGAPKGKVLLANLNTPNKLSEFIPEYDIDLQYVLKLGKDKLACIYRNEGQNIALIFNLKGELLRKIDFPKGKKLNHFYEFNDDARTTKFSISSFFHPTTWYQLDLDNLEFKPSESISVPYDINSLETRYVTYTSKDGTEINMYITCDKETVLDGTNPVLMYGYGGYGTTVEPSFSYATGLLLAHGGILAVPNIRGGGANGSDWALAGRRLKKQNAIDDFIAAGEYLIKNNYTSSEKFVIKGGSHGALLVEAAATQRPELFKAVIAEAGPYDMLRFNLFTVGGMNTNLKEFGTPENLEDYRNLKSYSPLHNITEGKRYPNTLLITGDTDDRVPPHHSYKFLAKLQELGDPSGLYHLYVTPGSGHGGALKKQDSHNKILYEYYFLFEQLGIEL, via the coding sequence ATGAGAAATTTCACTATCCTCTTATTCCTTTTTTCAGGAATAACCACATTTTGTCAAAATGAATATGATTACCCCAAAGCCCCCAAAGAAGCTACAACAAACACCTATTTTGAAGAGGTGGTTGAAGATCCTTACCAATATATGGAAAACTCCAGTGATGCAAAATTGCAGAATTGGCTGGAAGAACAGGCTAGATTTACCAGGGCACAATCAAAGAAACAAACCAATTACTGGGATCTTAGAGCTCAAATTGCAACCATGTATAGAGTTCGAAGGGAAAAAACCGAAGATCATATAAAAAAGGATTCAAAATTTGAAGATAAGTTTGAAACTAAAGAAGACTGGAATCCTTATACAGGTTCTATGGATCTTTTATATAAATTGAAAGATCAACAAAACTGGAAAAAACTAATTAGTGGAAAAGATATTATAAGTAGTAAAGAGGAACGTGTTCTTTACGGAAATACGAGCATAAATGAAAGTGAAAACCTAATAGCTGTGGCTATTTCGGTAAACGGTAGCGACTGGGCCCAGGGACATATTTATGATCTCACCACGGGATCAAAATTTCCATACACGATTAAGAACATTAGAACAAGTACAAATTTGGAGTGGGACGGCCGTAAATTATATTATACCGCCTATAAAAAACCTAAAGAAGGTAGAGAATTATTAGATACCCCAACCCATAAGACATTATACCGTCTTTCCATAAATAACGCTGCAGCGAACCCGGAACCTATATACAAAAATCCGGATACTAGTGGCACCTATAATTTTTGGTATGATATTCACGAGAAAAACTTAAAATTATTCCATCATATCCATTCCCGGGGAACCTGGTATAATGCTATATCTATTGCAGATCTTAACAAAGAAAATTTTCAACCAAGAAGGTTTCTGGTTTATCCCGCAGAAGAAAACGTAGAACTAAGTATTAAACACATTAAAGGTGATTCTGTTTTCCTAAAGACTACTATAGGAGCTCCCAAAGGCAAAGTACTTCTTGCTAATTTAAACACGCCTAATAAATTGAGTGAGTTCATCCCTGAATATGATATTGACCTTCAATACGTACTTAAATTAGGTAAAGATAAACTTGCGTGTATCTATCGTAACGAGGGACAAAACATCGCTCTAATTTTTAATTTAAAAGGTGAGTTACTTCGGAAAATAGATTTCCCGAAGGGAAAGAAATTAAATCATTTCTACGAATTTAATGATGATGCCAGGACCACCAAGTTTAGTATAAGTTCTTTTTTTCACCCTACCACCTGGTACCAACTAGATCTTGATAATCTTGAATTTAAACCTTCTGAATCTATTTCGGTGCCCTATGACATTAATAGTCTGGAAACCCGATATGTTACTTATACTTCAAAAGATGGCACAGAGATAAACATGTACATCACGTGTGATAAAGAAACCGTTCTAGATGGAACCAACCCTGTGCTAATGTATGGTTATGGTGGTTATGGAACAACTGTAGAGCCCTCTTTTAGCTATGCTACAGGACTTTTATTGGCTCACGGTGGTATCCTGGCTGTTCCCAATATAAGAGGCGGGGGTGCCAATGGGAGCGATTGGGCATTAGCAGGCCGGCGATTAAAAAAACAGAATGCTATAGACGATTTCATCGCTGCAGGAGAATATTTAATAAAAAATAACTATACCTCTTCAGAAAAATTTGTTATTAAAGGAGGTTCCCATGGCGCATTACTGGTAGAAGCTGCTGCTACACAAAGACCCGAACTTTTTAAAGCAGTTATTGCGGAAGCAGGCCCCTATGATATGCTTAGGTTTAATTTATTTACAGTTGGTGGTATGAATACAAACCTAAAAGAATTTGGAACCCCGGAAAACTTAGAGGATTATAGAAATTTAAAATCCTACTCTCCACTTCATAATATAACTGAAGGGAAGAGATATCCTAACACCCTTTTGATTACTGGAGATACCGATGATCGAGTACCCCCCCACCATTCTTATAAGTTTCTTGCTAAACTACAGGAGCTAGGAGATCCTTCTGGTCTTTACCATCTATATGTTACGCCGGGATCTGGCCATGGCGGAGCATTGAAAAAACAAGATTCTCACAATAAGATTTTGTATGAGTACTACTTTTTATTTGAGCAATTGGGAATAGAGCTCTAA
- a CDS encoding M13 family metallopeptidase has product MKKITKVMFLSVLGAATLSSCQDNEKEQTEKEEVHGINLAYMDTTVAPQDDFFKYVNGKWVDSTEIPSDQTTWGSFMELRERTDEDAMALLESASKNDSLDPSSDQAKAVYLYNTIMDTVARNEKGVEPVKPYLEKVEAISNKEDLQDFLTEMQQYGGAGFFSFGVRSDAKNSNMNAAYLYPSGLGLPDRDYYVADDADSKEKREKYKQHITRMLQYIDYSKEEAADAAERILAFETSLAEPRLDKVERRDARKTYNPKTVAQLQNMVPAFDWNTYFQEIGAKNLDTIIVSQPDYMKSLQDVIAKNSVEDWKDYLKWSIFNDAAGTLSTDIETANWEFYSKTLRGAQEQRPRDERALQMVNGTLGEALGKLYVDEHFPAEAKEKAQEMISNLIKAYENRIDNLSWMGEETKKKAKEKLGTTTIKVGYPDEWKDYSDLEIVNVENGGSFFQNMMNSSKWRVADNMADLGQPVDKSEWFMPPQTVNAYYNPSYNEIVFPAAILQPPFYDYKADAAVNYGGIGAVIGHEISHGFDDSGSRFDAEGNLNNWWTDEDLKQFETLGKDLADQYSNIEVLDSVYINGQFTLGENIGDLGGVNAAYDGLQIHLEEHGDPGKIDGYTPEQRFFLSWATVWRTKMRDEALKNKIKTDPHSPGMYRAYVPLQNIDAFYTAFDIEEGDKMYVAPEDRVKIW; this is encoded by the coding sequence ATGAAAAAAATAACCAAAGTAATGTTCCTATCGGTTTTGGGAGCTGCTACACTAAGCAGTTGTCAGGATAACGAAAAAGAACAAACTGAAAAAGAAGAAGTTCACGGTATTAACCTGGCTTATATGGATACTACCGTAGCGCCACAGGACGACTTTTTTAAGTATGTAAACGGAAAATGGGTAGATTCTACCGAAATCCCTTCAGATCAAACTACCTGGGGAAGTTTTATGGAGCTTCGCGAACGCACCGATGAAGACGCCATGGCTTTGTTGGAAAGCGCTTCTAAAAACGACAGTTTAGACCCTTCAAGCGATCAGGCTAAAGCGGTTTATCTTTATAACACGATTATGGATACCGTTGCCAGAAACGAAAAAGGTGTAGAACCGGTAAAACCATATTTAGAAAAAGTAGAAGCTATAAGCAACAAGGAAGATTTACAGGATTTCCTTACCGAAATGCAACAATACGGCGGCGCCGGATTTTTCTCTTTCGGCGTACGTTCAGATGCTAAAAACAGTAATATGAACGCGGCTTACCTTTACCCTTCAGGACTGGGTTTACCAGATCGTGATTATTACGTTGCAGATGATGCAGACTCTAAAGAAAAAAGAGAAAAATACAAGCAGCATATTACCAGAATGCTTCAATATATAGACTATTCTAAAGAAGAAGCAGCTGATGCGGCAGAACGAATTTTGGCTTTTGAAACTAGCCTTGCAGAACCTAGACTGGACAAAGTAGAACGCCGTGATGCCCGCAAAACTTACAATCCAAAAACAGTAGCACAGCTTCAAAATATGGTTCCGGCTTTTGATTGGAATACTTACTTCCAAGAAATTGGAGCTAAAAATTTAGACACGATTATAGTTTCTCAGCCTGATTATATGAAATCACTTCAGGATGTAATTGCTAAAAATTCTGTTGAAGACTGGAAAGACTATTTAAAGTGGAGCATCTTTAACGATGCAGCAGGAACACTTTCTACAGACATTGAAACTGCAAACTGGGAATTCTACAGCAAAACACTAAGAGGAGCCCAGGAGCAACGCCCTCGTGACGAACGCGCTTTACAAATGGTAAACGGAACTCTTGGAGAGGCTTTAGGTAAACTTTATGTAGACGAACATTTCCCTGCTGAAGCTAAAGAAAAAGCCCAGGAAATGATTTCTAACCTAATTAAAGCTTACGAAAACAGGATAGATAACCTAAGCTGGATGGGCGAAGAGACCAAGAAAAAAGCTAAAGAAAAGCTGGGAACCACAACTATTAAAGTTGGTTACCCAGATGAATGGAAAGATTATAGCGATCTTGAAATTGTAAATGTTGAAAACGGTGGTTCTTTTTTCCAAAATATGATGAACTCCAGCAAATGGAGAGTTGCCGATAACATGGCAGATCTTGGCCAACCGGTAGATAAGAGCGAATGGTTTATGCCACCACAAACCGTAAATGCTTATTACAACCCAAGCTATAACGAAATTGTATTTCCTGCAGCTATTCTTCAGCCACCATTTTACGATTATAAAGCTGATGCCGCTGTAAACTACGGTGGAATTGGAGCAGTAATTGGGCACGAGATCTCTCACGGATTTGATGATAGTGGTTCTCGCTTTGATGCTGAAGGAAACTTGAATAACTGGTGGACAGACGAAGATCTAAAACAATTTGAAACACTTGGAAAAGATCTTGCAGATCAATACAGTAACATTGAAGTATTGGATAGTGTTTATATAAACGGACAATTTACTTTAGGCGAAAATATTGGAGACCTTGGCGGGGTTAATGCCGCTTACGACGGTTTACAAATTCACCTGGAAGAACACGGAGATCCAGGAAAGATTGATGGTTACACTCCAGAGCAACGTTTCTTCCTTTCATGGGCAACCGTTTGGAGAACCAAAATGCGTGACGAAGCCTTGAAGAATAAGATCAAGACAGATCCTCACTCTCCTGGAATGTATCGTGCTTATGTTCCATTGCAAAATATAGATGCCTTTTATACTGCTTTTGATATTGAAGAAGGAGATAAAATGTATGTAGCACCAGAAGATCGAGTTAAGATCTGGTAA
- a CDS encoding nuclear transport factor 2 family protein, translating to MKKIAIFIFLLFSITISAEDKSNIDQVLTQWHKAASEANFEEYFSLMTEDGVFIGTDPTENWQNKDFRAFSKPYFDRGKAWNFKTLERNIYTEENSDIAWFDELLATQMGICRGSGVLKKTEEGWKIAHYVLSITIPNENVEEATALKKPFDQKLIDSLD from the coding sequence ATGAAAAAAATCGCAATCTTTATTTTTTTACTTTTCAGTATAACAATTTCTGCAGAGGATAAATCCAACATAGATCAAGTACTAACGCAATGGCATAAAGCTGCTTCAGAAGCCAATTTCGAGGAGTATTTTAGTTTAATGACCGAAGACGGAGTTTTTATAGGCACCGATCCTACCGAAAACTGGCAAAACAAAGATTTTAGAGCGTTTTCTAAACCGTATTTTGACCGCGGAAAAGCCTGGAATTTTAAGACTTTAGAGCGAAATATTTATACCGAAGAAAATAGTGATATTGCGTGGTTTGATGAATTGTTGGCAACCCAAATGGGAATTTGCCGTGGCTCTGGCGTGCTTAAAAAAACTGAAGAGGGCTGGAAAATTGCTCATTATGTACTTTCCATAACTATCCCGAACGAAAATGTAGAAGAAGCTACTGCGCTTAAAAAACCCTTTGACCAAAAGCTTATAGATTCCCTTGACTAA